AGGCAATAACAAACATACACTCAGTTAATTGTTCTGTACTTCATGCAGAATGCACTTATGTCCTGAAACATTAACCTCTGATGGATGTCCATTTCCTGAGGTTTAATTAGACCTCATAccacactgttttgttttcagccatGGAAACAAAGAGGTATTCTCTTGCCGTGGTATCCAGCTTGCTGTTGAATGGTTCTTGGAGAAAGGACACAAAGACATCACTGTGTTTGTCCCAGCCTGGAGGAAGGAACAGTCGAGGCCTGACGCCCTCATCACAGGTAGTAAAGCCATTTTGTGGGCAGCTGCTATTAGAAGTTATAGTAGTTGGTGAAATTTTTCATCAATATCAAATATAGGACAAGTCAACACTCAGCCTACATTTTAGAGCTGCTATTGAACTGTTAATCAACAGTAAATCTTACTTGAGACTTGTTTTTCAGACCAAGAAATACTACGCAAGCTGGAAAAAGAGAAGATACTGGTTTTCACCCCATCTCGGAGAGTTCAAGGCAGAAGAGTGGTGTGCTATGATGATCGCTTCATAGTGAAGCTGGCTTATGATTCTGATGGAATTATTGTGTCAAATGACAACTACAGGGACTTACAAAATGAGAAGCCAGAGTGGAAGAAGTTCATAGAAGAGCGTCTCCTAATGTACTCATTCGTCAATGACAAGTAAGAAACCACAATGCTTTGcaaagtatgtaaaaaaaacctTCTAGGACTTCTAGGAGTTGGTTAGCAGTTAAAATGGTTATTTATCTGTGACATAATCTATTTATTCGTTGTATTATGTCCTTTGCTAGTTAGAAAATTGGGGAAACcagttattatttctgtttttcagcaggGAAATGATAAAGCTGACATTGACTTTAATCAAAAATTTTGGACTGACTAATTTTAATAGGTTCATGCCACCTGATGATCCATTGGGGAGACATGGTCCGAGCTTAGAGAATTTCCTCCGCAAGCGTCCTGTTGTCCCAGAGCACAAAAAACAACCTTGCCCCTATGGTAAGTtctctaaatgtattttcaatgCAACATTTGAATAATCAGCTTAGTTTAAGTGTTCAGTTTTCTTGACTGGATCTGCTCTTTCTTTAAACAAGGGAAAAAGTGCACATATGGACATAAGTGCAAGTACTATCATCCAGAGCGTGTCAACCAGCCACAGCGATCGGTGGCTGATGAACTACGGGCCTTTGCCAAACTGTCTGCAGTAAAGACGATGAGCGAGGGGGCTTTAGCTAAATGCGGTATTGGTCCAGCAACTGTAAAGGGGGACGTCAACTCCGAGGCCAAACGTGTGGCACCCAAACGCCAGTCTGACCCCAGTATTCGTTCAGTGGcctgtgaacctccagaggcactgtccaTTGTTAGGAAGTCTGAGACAAATTCAGTGCCTTCCCTTGTGTCTGCTCTCAGTGTGCCCACCATGCAGCCTGCCAAGAGCCATGCAGCTGGGGCCTTGAACACACGATCAGCCAGCAGCCCAGTGCCAGGATCTTTGCAGTTCGCACACAGCTCTCTGGAGCACATGTCCAGTGTACAGTATCCTCCTATTTTAGTTACGAATAGTCATGGCGCCTCTGTCACATACAGCGAACAGTTCCCAAAGTATGACTCAGTTAGCGACCATGGATATTATTCACTGCACAGTGATTTTTCAAACATGAGCATGAGCAGCATGCACAATGTCGACAGTTTCTGTAGCATGGAGCACGAGCATGGTGTGTATCAGAGAAATCCCAGCCACTGCCCTGAATCCTGCCTCAGCCATTCAAACAGTGACTCGTTCTCCTCTTATGGGGACCTGTACCCAAGCTCTGTGGACAGTAGCTTAGAGGAGAGCATGAAGGGGCAGCAGCAGTCTCCCGCACAAGGTAGGATGCAAACTTTCTCCCACGGGTTTCGACATGAAGCGCTGTCTAGGGTGCAGAGCTACGGGCCAGAGGAACCCAAGCAGGGCCCCCGGAAGCAGTCTGGAGCTCATCTAGCACCACACATCCAACACGTTGCTGTGGGAGCCAGGTCCAGCTGTCCTGGAGACTACCCCCTAACTCAGAATGTCCTCCCACCTTTGTCCTCACAGCCCACACGATCTCTTGGTATGACCCGCATGGACAGCATATCAGATTCAAGGCTATACGATAGCAACCCAATGAGACAGAGGCGACCTCCACTGTGCCGCGAGCAGCATGCAAGCTGGGACCCTCTGCCTTGTGGTAATGAGTCGTATGGATATCACTCATATCCATTGAGTAACAGCCTCATGCCGTGTTGCGAGCGGGTGATGGTCCGCAGCATGCCAGACAAAATGGAACAAATCTGGAACTCACCGTGGGAGGCGCAATCTGCAGCTGAACACCAAGAGCGGTACGTCATCCCAGACCATCAGTATCAAACATATCGGAACCTTTGTAACATCTTTCCTGCTTACGTAGTCCACTCTGTAATGGAGAAGAACCCTCATTTGACAGATCCACAACAACTCGCCGCTGTTATTGTTACAAAACTGAGGTCATGCCATTGAACACTTAATCCTATTAAACATTTACGTGACGTGATAAGGGAAACACGGATTTTGATCGCAAAGATAGGCACTTGTTAAATGTTGCTGCATGTGCAACATCTGCCCtcaggagttttttttttttttaatgtcccGGGTGGGAAATCTGGCAATCAGATTTTACATCACTAAGATGACATACAAGTAATCAGCATAGAGGAGGTTTGTCTAATAAGTTTATCTCAAATTGTAAGATGTTTTCCATATGAGAGCTGCATTTTTATATGAAGTGGCGTGCAGTTGATATGAGGTAACAGCTTATTAGAAATGTAAGTTCATAACGCATTCATACCGCCTGAGCAGGAGCTTCATAGCAGCGTTGTACCAAATCCATGATTACCTGAACCTTTGTTCAACATCATTAACTCTAGGAAATACATGTAGAATAGTTTATAATAGTGCTAACATTTGGCAGGACTGTTGAATGTCCCTTAGACTCAGTTCTGTGTTCCTGACAGCATTATGTATGGCGCCCCAAAAAGTTCAGTATTAAATGAAttatgaaagaaataaaaaataaaaaaaaaaagtaattacagGATTAAATTTTTCCCCAATGcccagtttttatttattcatgtcacatttttcatgtcaCTTTTCCTGACAGTGGTGTCATCACCACCCTCTCACCTGTCAGCCCTCTGCGCATCATCTCAAACAAGCAAGCTCAACAACTGCTAGCACAGTTAGCTTCTGTTAGCTAGAGCAACATCAGTGTCATAACTTAACGAGCTGGTTAACTAGCTATGCAGGTCTGTGAGGTTGGTTCCTTTCTCAGCATCAGACTGAGGAGAcagcagctaacgttagctcgcTAACACCGCCTCTTCACTTTGACACTGAGAAACAATCTAAGCCCTAAAGCCAGCCTATAGCTCAGTGAGTACGCAGGAAGGTTGGTATTTAGGTTGTCGCGCTAAGCTTAAGTCGTTCAGTTTCTGTGTCTGCACACTGCGTTTACGTATTTGGCAGCTGTAATGTGCTAACTGGCTAAATATGGTAGCAGTTGTTGAGCTTGCTAGCTTTAGGTTGGCTGGAAGGTGAGGAGCAGTGACGACACCACTGTCATGATAAGTGTGTGGATCAAGTGTCCTGAAGTAAAATTTGACATGAAATATAAGTGTAACTGGAGGAACACCCTTATGAAACAGACTTTTGAATAATGAAATGCAGATgatattcagaaaaaaaattatgacAGTCAGAAGAATCTAAGAACATTTCATAATGAGTTGAGTGAATTATTTCATAAATGTTGggttcatttatatattttacacagATTATTCAGGATTATTTCATAATGTATCTTTAATTCAGTTAATATTGATTACATATGGGTTACATGTGATGGCCAGTTGGTTCACCGTAGTAATTGGAACCAAATTTAAACCAAGTCTAACCAATGTAGCTGGTGTAATACTGAACTTTGTCCCTCTATGAGTCGGTGTTAAACAGGTGGATTACTAAAGAGGTTATCTACATGGCAAAGCAGTCAAGTAACAACCCAGCACCATCTCCCACATCTGCCTTATTAAATCTGACACAAGAGTAGGTCAACATTTGTACACCATGTAGCTTTTATGAAGGTCTCTTTCAGGCCCTGTGAATGTGTTATGAAAGGCATCTAAAGTGTTTCTGGAGCAGTGGAACTATAAATATCCTTGCTTAGGTCTGCCTCTGCTGTAAATAACTCTTGTGacttttttgtgcatttattttgaagataaGTAAGAGGGAGGTAGGTACATACCTCACAGCATGAACTATGACATTTAATGGCCTTATATCTGAATGACCTCACGCTTTAGTCATTGTCTGATTGGTTTCAATGAAAGTCTTAGTCATTGAAGCCTCctattttcaaatgtaaagcacTATCTCAGTATCTAAAGAGATATATTTTCTCAGCCTCACTTAACAAAGCTACTATTTTGGTAGAATTTGACAGTGCACAAAGCAAGCCAAAAATGAGATTTGACTTGTATTACACGTGCACATATCTATGTACATATAATCACACAAAAGCCATTATTTCAAAGTCATTTATAAGCTGCTAAATAATGCCAAAAAAAGATAGAATTTATATAGTGTCAGTATTCTCCATAACTTTACATTTTGGTTCACAGAATCGATTGGATTATAGTATAAACTAACATCTGTGTTTGGATAATTTCTTATGGTGTACTGTATAGTTACCTTTCTGATTTTATTGGACGCTACGTCCAAGATTTTcctatttatatatttgtcaAATTTGTTGTGCTGATTCTTTtcaatgtgaaaatattcaaagtatCTTTGTTTAACAGTAGCTCTAATGGACTCCTTCAAGTTGTCAGTGGAGCAGTTTGTTTTCAGGAGCAGGTTAATATTGTTTCAAAGACTACTTTTACATGCACTTAAGTAGTGTGACAAGTCCCGGCTTCTGTCAGTAACCGGATTCCTAAAGCATTAATGAGTGTGATCCGATTAAGGCATGAAGAGAAACATGGTTTAACCAGCTAGATTTCTGATTTGGCCAATTGTGCACTTTATAAAGGGCGGTtgattttctttatgtgtgCTAATGTGCATGATGGAGGGAAGGTAATGGTGCCGTGGCAACAATCTAACAGGATTAAAGGAATTGCCATTTATTATGCCCAAGCATTACTGTATCGAGAGTAATTACATCCAGTCCGGTCTATGCCGAACAAACCTACCCtgtggaaaatgtaaatgatttaGTTTAAATAATGGAATTAGTCTATTTCCACAGATGAACAGTAAATAACcttaaatgtaaacatttttaaacatttaaacacatgcacatagtgAAACATGCTATCCTTTGATAGAGCCCAGCATCTCACTTTACCATCAGTCCAAATGCTCCAATCAGAAAATGTCATCATGACAAGTTTCTTTGATAACATGTGAAATGCATGTGAaaatgggaggagggaggggagacaTTTTCTCTTTGACAAACTGCTGTTTGAAAGAAATCAAACTGTTGCAGTGCTTCTAAACAAGTCGTCTAGTTTCATGTCTTGAATCGATTCCTGACAGTTACCTGGTTTCTTATCTGCATGTAAATGTAGGGGAACTTTGAGAGTTGATTTTACTGGGCTTAGGTGTGACTGAAGTAGGTACAAGTTTTAGAAATGTACTAGTAGAGATGGAAACATTGTTTACCATCACAATTTAAATGTTTGCACAAGGAATTCTGCAGCAGACTGAATATTTACTTGATGTTGCATTTGTCAGATAATATGAAAAGAATCTGGCTGTAACAGCCACCTCTGCCTGGAGGTGAGATAGATATTAGACACATTCTGTGATACCTTCTAGAGTATAAGGTTTCAataattgtgtaaaaaaaaaatgatagaaTGCTAGAAAGCATGTTGAAGAAGACATTTCTTGTATGGCTTTTTACGGGAGGCTGAATTGCTCAAATACAGATGTACAGTACGCATACATGCAGCCAGCCTCCTAGGATCGTGGAAGGGTTTGGCTGTGCCTTGCAGCACATTGCTCTCAGGATGCTTTCAATTTTCTAATTTTCAGTCTTGCCCTGCCAAAAACCTGTGGTTACTGGCAAAAGTCTACTCTGATCTAGTAGTGATATATTTTGTGAAAATCCTACATGTAACATGTAGTACCTTACAGTTAGTTATGTACAGTTGAAACGTGGAGATGGCATTGCAAAACTTTGTACTTTTTGTGTGTATCCTCCTTATGCACCTTGAGATTTAGAGAATTGGTCTAACTTGGCTTTACATGCTGCAGCTGTAGTCAGATGGAGTAATGTTGGTGTCCATAAGGGTACAAGGTTCCCATGCAGCCAAAGACAGAAATGGATGCTTGAAGATGCTTTGATTTGCCCAAATCTTGTATAATATGCTGATTACCTGGCAGTGGATGAGCCAGTGGTCTTGCTTTGACCTTATTCATGACTGGGGGCGTGAGGATGCTAATGTTAGATACCAATGGTCCCCAGTTCATCCGGTCAGTCATATCATTTATTCACAATAAATATTAACTAATGGGGCACATTATCATTAGTTTTGGTGAGCACCTCCATGCTCCCAAAGAGGATTAACCGCTTTGATTTTAATAATCTATTGCCTTTTCTCTACCTGCCCTCAGGACAAAGAGGTCCATGAAACATTCAACCTACAAAGGTTTGTAACATGTAAAGCCAACCCTAATAGCAAGTTATTGCTTTGAATGCATTTAAAGGGAAATGCCACTTACTTTGAGGATTCTTGTATGATACCTCTGGGCTCTATTGGACTGCATGAATGACCATTGGAAATTTACAGTATAGTGTCACTTGCCAGCGAAAGGAGTTTAACTCCTAATGTTTGATGCCAGATTTGTGTTTGGACTAAATTTGGagccgaaaaaaaaaaaatcaattagaggagagtttgttgttttggtgttttattatctgtgtaaatgaataaaaaaaacaaaacagggagaTTACGTGGAACTCCAATGCAGTCTAGAAATTTGATCTCTTATTTATAGTgaatggagcagcagcaggctttgatgacatcacaaacacaaaattaggaaaaagacatttttaaactgAGTGGTATTACTCTTTAATGGAGCTAATTATGTGAGCCTGACT
This window of the Pempheris klunzingeri isolate RE-2024b chromosome 14, fPemKlu1.hap1, whole genome shotgun sequence genome carries:
- the zc3h12b gene encoding probable ribonuclease ZC3H12B is translated as MVEKLKMEKRPWREESIDSSETQHATDDSEDGSSSESESEEQPCQRVQVNDSRCKRKEPLAVAKPHRQLCRSPCLDRPSFSQSSTAQDFREDETSAGPGVKTANDREYQTKMDFALKLGYSGEQVETVLNKLGAAALINDILAELVRLGNKVEPEIQPCSSTATSVSRPPCVKETVSPEVSVEDDSVDTYDNLRPIVIDGSNVAMSHGNKEVFSCRGIQLAVEWFLEKGHKDITVFVPAWRKEQSRPDALITDQEILRKLEKEKILVFTPSRRVQGRRVVCYDDRFIVKLAYDSDGIIVSNDNYRDLQNEKPEWKKFIEERLLMYSFVNDKFMPPDDPLGRHGPSLENFLRKRPVVPEHKKQPCPYGKKCTYGHKCKYYHPERVNQPQRSVADELRAFAKLSAVKTMSEGALAKCGIGPATVKGDVNSEAKRVAPKRQSDPSIRSVACEPPEALSIVRKSETNSVPSLVSALSVPTMQPAKSHAAGALNTRSASSPVPGSLQFAHSSLEHMSSVQYPPILVTNSHGASVTYSEQFPKYDSVSDHGYYSLHSDFSNMSMSSMHNVDSFCSMEHEHGVYQRNPSHCPESCLSHSNSDSFSSYGDLYPSSVDSSLEESMKGQQQSPAQGRMQTFSHGFRHEALSRVQSYGPEEPKQGPRKQSGAHLAPHIQHVAVGARSSCPGDYPLTQNVLPPLSSQPTRSLGMTRMDSISDSRLYDSNPMRQRRPPLCREQHASWDPLPCGNESYGYHSYPLSNSLMPCCERVMVRSMPDKMEQIWNSPWEAQSAAEHQERYVIPDHQYQTYRNLCNIFPAYVVHSVMEKNPHLTDPQQLAAVIVTKLRSCH